The genomic window TCCGGGCGGCCGGGGCGATCTTGCGGCACCCTGCCCCCGGCGCCGCTCGCCCCGCGCGGCGCGGCTACTTGTCCTCGAAGTCCTGGGCGGCCACCCGCAGCGGGCGCAGCATCGCGAAGATCTCGGCGCACTCCTCGTCGTCGTACGCCCCGAGTCCGAAGTCCATCGCCATCAGGTCCGCACTGGCCGCCTCGACGACCTCGCGGCCCTTGTCCGTGATGGAGGCGAGGGTTCCGCGGCCGTCGTTGGGGTTGGGGCGCTTGGCGACGAGGCCCGACCGCACCAGCCGGTCGACGGTGTTCGTCACGGAGGTCGGGTGCACCATCAGGCGCTCGCCGATCTTGGACATGGGCAGCTCGCCGGCCTGGGAGAAGGTGAGCAGGACCAGGGCCTCGTAGCGGGCGAAGGTCAGGCCGTACGGCTTGACCACCGCGTCCACCTCGGCCAGCAGGATCTGCTGCGCCCGCATGATCGAGGTGATCGCACCCATCGAGGGCACCGGCCCCCAGCGCCGGTGCCAGAGTTCCTCGGCACGGGCGATGGGGTCGAAGGGGAGGCTGAGCGGCTTCGGCACGGCACGACCTTACCGACTGGTCACATGGCGGTCATACCCGTCTCGCACTTCGGTACCGGACGCGTGTTCTACGGACCTCCACGGCCAGCAACAGCGTCGTCACGGCGCCCACCGCCCCCGAGGCGGCGACCACCCGGTGGACCGGGAAGAACTCCGCCGCCAGTCCCGCCAGCGCCATACCGAGCCCCTGGACCGTCATCAGACCGGCGGTGAGCAGGGTCATCGCCCGGCCCCTGAGGTGCTCGGGGACCGCCTCCACGAACCACTGGTCGAGCCCGATGATGTACGCGGCGCCCGCGCCCGCCAGCACGAGGGCCGCCACGGTCGCGGCCGTCCCCGGGCGGAACGCGTACAGCACCAGGGGCAGCAGGCCCGCGACGGCGACCGGCAGCACGATCCGGGAGCGGGCACGGGGCCCGAGGGCGGTCCCCGCGTACACCTCGGCACCGATGTGGCCGACGGCCATCGCGCACATCATCAGCCCGAGGGCCGCCGGCCCCACGCCGATCGCGTCCGCGTACGGGGCCGCGAGGGCCTCCGGGGCCACCACGAAGAACGCGGGCACCCAGAAGAGGAGCAGCAGCCCTCTGATCTCGCGGTTGCCGAGGACGGCGCGCGTCCCGGCGAGCGACTCCTTCAGCAGCGTGCCGCCGGCGTCCCCTCCCGAGCGGCCGGGGCGGGCCCTGGTACCCAGGCGCAGCAGGGCCGCGGAACAGAGGAACGTGACCACGGTGACGGTGATCGCCCCGCGCGGGGACAGCGCGGCGAGCAGCATCCCGCCCGCGCCGAAGCCGATGAGCAGGGCGCTCTGCGAGACCAGGCGCAGCAGCGAGCGCCCGAGGACGTAGAGCGGCCCCTCTCCGAGGATGTCCGTGAGGGCGGCCGTACGGGTCCCCGTGAAGACGGGCGCCACGGCGGCGACCAGGCAGCGCAGTGCGAGGAGCAGGCCGACGGGAGTGCCCGGAAGCACCATGACGGCGACGCAGCCGGCGCAGATCAGGTCACAGGTGACGAGGACCCGCCGGGCCGGGTAGCGGTCGGCGACGCCGGCGAAGAGGGTTCCGCCCACGATGTACGGGAGGAAGCCGAGCGCGAAGGTGAGGGCGGACAGCAGCGGCGAGCCCGTGAGGTCGTAGACGAGCACGGTGAGCGCGAGTTCGCTGACGACGACGCCGAGGAGGGAGAGCAGATGGGCGGCGAAGACAGCCCGGAACTCCCGCACGGCGAACACGGCGCGGTAGCCCCCGGCCCGGGGGCGCGGTACGGAATCGGTGGTCGGTACGTCGGCGGTGGACTCGTCGCGGGGCGTGCCCGCCGGAGTGGTGGTGTCGCTCGGCATGGACGCAGCGTGGGGCAGGGCCCCGCCCCTCCGTAGACTTTCGGCTGACGCCGAAACTCGAGTGGGCCCTCCTTGCCGTTCCATCTGCACTTCGACGAGAGCGACCTGCTCCGCTGCCGCTTCGCCCTGTCCCCGCTGTGGGAGACCCAGGCGGCCGTGCGACTGCTGGCCCGCCCGGGGGCGTACGGCTACCACCTGCCCTGGCTGCGCCGCATCCGCGAGGACGCGGCGGCCCTCGACTTCACCCCGCTGTGGCTGCTCATGCCGGACGGCGGCCACAACCCCGACTTCGTCTGCCCGCCGCCCGTCGGCCCCACGACCACCTTCGAGGAGGAGATCGCGGGGGTGCGCGGCGTCGATCCGCTGGTCGCCCGCGACGACATCGCGCTGGCCCTGGCGGAGCGGCCGGACTCCCCCGCCGGTGAGCGGATGCTGGCCGACCCGGTGCGGGCGGTACGGGAACTCGCCGACCTGCTGGAACGAGCCTGGCGGGTCATGGTCGAGCCGCACTGGCCACGGCTGCGCTCCCTGCTGGAGGCGGACATCGCCTACCACTCGCGCCGCCTGGCCGAGGTCGGCTTCGAGCGCCTGCTCGGCGAGATCAGCCCGCAGCTGCGGTGGACGGACTCGACGCTGACCGTGGCCGGCACCAGGGGGAACCACACCCGGGTGCTCGGCGGCCAGGGACTCGTCCTGATGCCCAGCGCCTTCGTCTGGCCCGACGTGGTCGGCGGGCACGAACCGCCCTGGCAGCCGGCCGTGATCTACCCCGCGCGCGGCATCGGCGGCCTGTGGACCCCGGCCGGCGACCGGACACCGGACGCGCTCGCCCGCCTGCTGGGCCGGGCACGCGCGGATGTGCTGTGCGCGCTCGACGAACCGGCCGGGACCAGCGCCCTCGCGCACCGGCTCTCACTCGCCCCCTCCTCCGTGTCGGCACATCTGGCGGTGCTGCGCGCCGCGGGTCTGCTCACCTCACGGCGTTACGGCCACCAGGTGCTGTACGAGCGCACGCCGCTCGGCATCGCGCTGGCCGCCCAGGAGACCTGACGCCGGCCGCCGGACCACCGGGTCAGCTGCCCGGCGCGGCAGTGCCCGCGGAGGCGGCGGGAGCGTGCTCCGCGTCCTGGTGCGTACGGACCGCGCGGGCGCCGGCCGCGCGGGCCCTGCGCTCCCGCAGCCGGGTGAGGAGGAGCGCCGCGGCCGGTGCCAGGGCGACGGGCAAGGCCGCCAACGCCCACACGCTCATCGGGAAGAGCAGGCAGGTCAGTGCGCAGAGCACCCAGTTGGCGAACGCGGCGGGGCGCTGGAGGAGCAGCAGCGCATAGCCGAGCAGCCGACCCGGAGACATCCGGAACAGCGCCTTCCCGTACAGCGACGGCAGGGGTCCGTACGGTGCGCGGCCATGCGGGGAGCCGTCGGCCGTCTCGTCCGTCTGCGCTTCCGAGGTATGGACGGACCGCCAGTCGCGTCCGGTCAGCGGGTTGGGCCGGCCGTGCATGTCGAGCCCGGTGACCATGTCCCCGCTGGCCGTGGCCCGGAAACCGCCCGCCCGGCGCAGTGCCTCGACGCGCACGACGGTGCAGGTGCCGTCGAGCACGGGCGCCCCACGGCGGTTGGCCGCGCGCTGGGCCAGCGTCCGGAGGCGGAACCCTGCATGGCGGCCGTCTTCGTACCTGTCGGCCGGCGGGCCGACCACGAAGGCGATGTCGGGGTCACGGAAGTAGCCCGTCATCCGTTCGAGGAGACCCGGGCGGGGGACGCGGCCCGTCTCCACGCAGACGATGAGGCCGTAAGCGTCACCGTGCTTGGCGATCCAGGCGTTGTGGTTGCCGTGCTCCGACCCGGCCTCGTGCGCGCCCCGCTCCTGGTTCCACTCGGGCACTCCCTTGCGGGTGAAGTGGTGCACACCGAGCTCGGCGCAGAGCATCCGGGCCTCCGGGTCGTCCCCCTCGTCGAGCAGCCAGACGTCCAGCGGTCCGGAGTGCCTCAGCTGTACGGCGCCCTCCAGGACGGCCCGTACCGCCGGGAGCGGCACCCCGTCCGGGGCGTACGTGGCGAGGAAGGCGACCGCGGTGCCGGATCCGGGCTTCGCGGGAACCGGCTCCCTGGCCGCCCTGGCGGCGTACACGGTGAGCGCCGCGTTGACGAGGGCGACCAGCGCGAGCGCGCAGACGGTCAGGAACAGCAGTGTCCCGGCCGCCCCGAACCGGTCACCGTGCCCGGTCCCGAAGGCGTGCACGAGCGGGACGAGTGGCAGCAGTCCGCCGACCGCGGGGGCGAGTGCCGCCGCGTGGACTGCTCCCGGCGTGCCCTTCTCGCCCGCGAGGAGAGGCCGGTACCTCACCCGGTACCCGGTCGGGGGCGACTGGGCACGCCTGCCGTGGTTGTCGTGGTCGTGACCCTCCGACGGCATCGCGCCTCCATGGTCGAATGTGTCTGTATCCCTACAGAAGGGGACATATGACAAGGTGTCGACCTGACAGGACCGAGTGAGCGCATTCGTTCGGCCGAACGAGAAGAGCCCCCGTCGCCCGCGGGCGTCGGGGGCTCCGGCATGCGCGGAGGCGGCGGGGACGGTCCGTCAGCCGGCGAGGTGGCGTTCCACCGTCTCGACCTTGGACGTCAGGCCGTCGGTCACACCCGGCCGGATGTCCGCCTTGAGCACCAGGGACACGCGGCCCGCACGGGCTTCGACGGCCGCGACGGCGCGCTTCACCACGTCCATCACCTCGTCCCAGTCGCCTTCGATCGAGGTGAACATCGCGTCCGTGCGGTTGGGCAGCCCCGACTCGCGGACGACGCGCACGGCGTCGGCGACGTATTCACCGACGTCCTCACCCACGCCCAGCGGACTGACGGAGAAGGCGACGATCATGCGTTCACCTTGCCCTCGGCGCGGGCGCGGGCGGCGATCACGCCGTCGGCCTCGTACCTCTTGAGCAGCTTCTCGCCGTAGAGCCCACCGAACGGGACGACCGCGAGGAGGAAGAACAGGCCGACGCGCTTGAGCGGCCACTTGGCCTTGACCCAGACGTCCACGAGGAAGATCACGTAGATCGTGAACAGGATGCCGTGCAGCGCCCCGAGGGGCGGCATCAGGAAGTCGATGTCCGAGACCCGCATGAGCAGCGAGCCGAAGATGAGCAGCGCCGGGAAGGAGAGCGCTTCGGGAAGCGAGATGAGGCGCAGCCGGTGCAGGGCGGAAGCGGTCTTGATGTCCACGAGGGCACCTTCGGTGGGAGGGGCTGGTCGGCTTGTGAACGCACGCACAAGCACAGCCATTGTGGCATCGCGCACGACCCCCCTCCGAGCCGGGTCCCCGAACCTCCCCCGGAGCACGTACCGGTGCATTTCAGGGCCCCCTCAGGGGGCATTCGGGGTGGGATCGGTCACCGGGGCCTGTCCGCACGGCGCCCCGGCGGCTACCGTCGCATCGTGGCGATGTTCCGACTCCAAGGCAGCAAGACGCTGGCCGTCGACCTGACAGGCGATGCCGTCAAGGCGAAGAACGGCTCGATGGTCGCGTACGACGGCCGGATGGACTTCAAGAAGATGTCCGGCGGCGGTGAGGGCATCCGCGGCATGGTGACCCGCCGCCTGACCGGCGAGCAGATGGTGATGATGGAGGTGAAGGGGCAGGGGACCTGCTATTTCGCCGACCGCGCGAGTGAGATCAACCTCGTCTCGTTGCACGGCGACACGCTGTACGTCGAGGCCAGCAACCTGCTGGCCACGGACGCCGGGCTGCGCACCGGCACCACCTTCACCGGCCTGCGCGGCGGGGCGAGCGGCAACGGCCTGTTCACCACGACCGTCGAGGGGACCGGCCAGGCGGCGATCATGTCGGACGGTTCGGCCGTGGTGCTGCGGGTGACCCCCCAGTACCCGCTGAACGTCGACCCCGGCGCCTACATCGCCCATCAGGGCAGGCTCCAGCAGCACTTCCAGTCCGGCGTGAACTTCCGGACGCTCATGGGTGAGGGCTCCGGGGAGTCCTTCCAGATCCGCTTCGAGGGCGAGGGCCTCGTGTACGTCCAGCCCAGCGAGCGCAACACCGTGGGGGGCGACGTCTGATGCCGTTCCGCGAGATCAACTCGAAGATGGTCGAGGCCGTCG from Streptomyces sp. NBC_01341 includes these protein-coding regions:
- a CDS encoding glycosyl transferase, yielding MPSEGHDHDNHGRRAQSPPTGYRVRYRPLLAGEKGTPGAVHAAALAPAVGGLLPLVPLVHAFGTGHGDRFGAAGTLLFLTVCALALVALVNAALTVYAARAAREPVPAKPGSGTAVAFLATYAPDGVPLPAVRAVLEGAVQLRHSGPLDVWLLDEGDDPEARMLCAELGVHHFTRKGVPEWNQERGAHEAGSEHGNHNAWIAKHGDAYGLIVCVETGRVPRPGLLERMTGYFRDPDIAFVVGPPADRYEDGRHAGFRLRTLAQRAANRRGAPVLDGTCTVVRVEALRRAGGFRATASGDMVTGLDMHGRPNPLTGRDWRSVHTSEAQTDETADGSPHGRAPYGPLPSLYGKALFRMSPGRLLGYALLLLQRPAAFANWVLCALTCLLFPMSVWALAALPVALAPAAALLLTRLRERRARAAGARAVRTHQDAEHAPAASAGTAAPGS
- a CDS encoding ArsR/SmtB family transcription factor, whose product is MPFHLHFDESDLLRCRFALSPLWETQAAVRLLARPGAYGYHLPWLRRIREDAAALDFTPLWLLMPDGGHNPDFVCPPPVGPTTTFEEEIAGVRGVDPLVARDDIALALAERPDSPAGERMLADPVRAVRELADLLERAWRVMVEPHWPRLRSLLEADIAYHSRRLAEVGFERLLGEISPQLRWTDSTLTVAGTRGNHTRVLGGQGLVLMPSAFVWPDVVGGHEPPWQPAVIYPARGIGGLWTPAGDRTPDALARLLGRARADVLCALDEPAGTSALAHRLSLAPSSVSAHLAVLRAAGLLTSRRYGHQVLYERTPLGIALAAQET
- a CDS encoding MFS transporter; translated protein: MPSDTTTPAGTPRDESTADVPTTDSVPRPRAGGYRAVFAVREFRAVFAAHLLSLLGVVVSELALTVLVYDLTGSPLLSALTFALGFLPYIVGGTLFAGVADRYPARRVLVTCDLICAGCVAVMVLPGTPVGLLLALRCLVAAVAPVFTGTRTAALTDILGEGPLYVLGRSLLRLVSQSALLIGFGAGGMLLAALSPRGAITVTVVTFLCSAALLRLGTRARPGRSGGDAGGTLLKESLAGTRAVLGNREIRGLLLLFWVPAFFVVAPEALAAPYADAIGVGPAALGLMMCAMAVGHIGAEVYAGTALGPRARSRIVLPVAVAGLLPLVLYAFRPGTAATVAALVLAGAGAAYIIGLDQWFVEAVPEHLRGRAMTLLTAGLMTVQGLGMALAGLAAEFFPVHRVVAASGAVGAVTTLLLAVEVRRTRVRYRSARRV
- a CDS encoding AIM24 family protein, whose amino-acid sequence is MFRLQGSKTLAVDLTGDAVKAKNGSMVAYDGRMDFKKMSGGGEGIRGMVTRRLTGEQMVMMEVKGQGTCYFADRASEINLVSLHGDTLYVEASNLLATDAGLRTGTTFTGLRGGASGNGLFTTTVEGTGQAAIMSDGSAVVLRVTPQYPLNVDPGAYIAHQGRLQQHFQSGVNFRTLMGEGSGESFQIRFEGEGLVYVQPSERNTVGGDV
- a CDS encoding MTH1187 family thiamine-binding protein, whose translation is MIVAFSVSPLGVGEDVGEYVADAVRVVRESGLPNRTDAMFTSIEGDWDEVMDVVKRAVAAVEARAGRVSLVLKADIRPGVTDGLTSKVETVERHLAG
- a CDS encoding DUF3817 domain-containing protein encodes the protein MDIKTASALHRLRLISLPEALSFPALLIFGSLLMRVSDIDFLMPPLGALHGILFTIYVIFLVDVWVKAKWPLKRVGLFFLLAVVPFGGLYGEKLLKRYEADGVIAARARAEGKVNA
- a CDS encoding MarR family winged helix-turn-helix transcriptional regulator: MPKPLSLPFDPIARAEELWHRRWGPVPSMGAITSIMRAQQILLAEVDAVVKPYGLTFARYEALVLLTFSQAGELPMSKIGERLMVHPTSVTNTVDRLVRSGLVAKRPNPNDGRGTLASITDKGREVVEAASADLMAMDFGLGAYDDEECAEIFAMLRPLRVAAQDFEDK